The Cellvibrio polysaccharolyticus genomic interval TAAATGCGGGTTGCGGTTGCTGTTCAACAGGCAGGATGCCGTGGTCAGCAGCGTGCCGTTTCCATCTACCTCAATCGCGCCGCCTTCCAGCACCCAGTCGCACGCTTCATAAGTGGCCGCAGGAAATGCTTGCTGGTCAAACAGCTTTTTGTTGATAGCGTTATCCAGGCTGGCATCGAACTTGTTACCCCAGGCATTAAAGGTAAAGTCCAACAGCTTTGGCCCCTGCTCTGTCAGAACGGTTAACGGGCCGTGATCTCTCGCCCAGGTGTCATTGCTATCAACCGGGTATAAATAGATGTGCTCTTCAGGCACCCCCATGGATGACAACCGCTGGCGCACCTCTTCCAGCAAATTTGCCGGTACGGCAATCACCAGATCGGCGTAATCACAGATGACCGTTGCCAGCGCCTCGTACAAGGGCGTAACTTCATCGAGAATGTGGTTCCAGTCGGTGCCCTGATGCGGCCAGGTAAGCATCACGGCATCCAGAGGTTCCCACTCAGCCGGTAAACGCTGAACTGACATAAGATCTCCTTAACATTGGAAAAGGTGTGAAAAATGGCGGCATTATAGCCCCGAAACCGCCGCGTCTGTCTGAATTGCTGCTTGCACGCCGCTAAAGAACCTCCTGCCGCAATCCAGGTCTGAAGGCAACACGCCTTGCTGGTCGTCAGCGGCAGGTATCACGCTATAATGCCAGGCAATTGCTACTATCCGGTTGATCTATGATTCAAAGTATTCTGCTTATCCTGTTGGTGATTGGTGCTATCACCGGTATTCGCTGGTTTAAACAGCAGCCCCAGGCCGCGAGGCGCAAGGTTATGTTGCGCAGTCTGGCCGGCGCGGCAATTTTTCTGCTGATTACCCTGGCCGTTACCGGGCGTATGCATTGGCTGTTTGCCGTCATCGGTGCGTTGATCCCCTTTATGCGCGGTGCTTTGGGGCTTGGTATTCAGTTACTGCCTTTATGGTTGCGCCGCAAATCTGGCCAGAACACCACCGGTAATAACCAGCCGCCCGCCAGGCAGCCACTTGATCTCTCAATCGATGAAGCAATGCAGACACTGGGACTGGAAGGCGATCTTAATAGCGGGAATATTACCGTAACGATGGTGAATGACGCCCATCGCCGTTTGATTCAAAAAGTGCATCCGGATCGGGGTGGCAACGATTTTCTGGCGTCACGCGTTAACCGGGCCAGAGATGTGCTGATTGATCGCTTGAAGGTCTGACAAAGTCCGCATCTACTCTTTTTGCGCCAGCAAATGAATGTACCGCCCCAGATCCACATAAGGCATTTGCCGGGAAAGCACTAACTCCATCTCCAATACCCCGGCGGGATCCACCTGCCGCTGCTGCGGATCAAGAATATAATCGTGGAATACCCGTATACCGCTCTTCACCAGTAAATGACATTGTTGCTGTTGCAGCCAGCTTTCAACCTCTGCGGGCTGCATCGGGCTGATGGGTGTGAGACTGCCGCGCGCGCCGGAAAAATCATTGTCCCGGACTTTTTTGTAATTGGTGCGCAGCAGATTTTTATAGATCAGCGCGTTACGGTTGTAGAAGGTTAATGACAGGTGACCGTCGCTTTTCAAATAACGCGCCAGCGTTGGCAGCAGCGTTTCCGGTTGTGCCATCCATTCCATCACCGCATGGCACAACACCAGATCGAACTGACAATCTTCAATATGATCAGCCAGCTGCTGAATAGCGCAATGTACCAGCTGCACATTGCCGGACCAGGCTTTCTCTGCCAGCGTTTCAGCAGCAACGGCCAGCATATCGGCGGAAATATCACACAACACTACCTGATGACCGGCTTCTGCCAGTGTCAGTGAAAATTGTCCCTGTCCGCCTCCGGCATCGAGAATACGCAACGGACGCGATTGATCGCCAAACGGCGCTATCGGCAGGTATTCGGTAAAGTCTCTGGCCAGCACCGCCAGGCGAATTTGCCCTTTAAGACCGCCGTAAATATTCTTTTTGAATCGTGCCGCAAGACCGTCAAAATTGCGGTCAACGGTAACTGCCTGTTTTGCCATAGCGCACTGACCTTGATGAACGTAACTCAGTAACGTTTCCGATTGCTTGCAATTTTATCGGCTACTGCCGCTTCCAGCGAGATATCCAACTGTTCCGACAGAGCCACCAGGTACATAAACACATCAGCAATTTCATCAGCTACCGCCTGTTTTTTTGCCGGCTCAGCGGCCAACGCACGCGATTGTTCATCGGTCAGCCACTGGAAAATTTCCAGCAATTCAGCCGACTCAACGGCAACCGCGGCGGCAAGGTTTTTGGGCGTATGGTATGCTCCCCAACCTTTCGCTTCAGCGTGAGCCTTGAACGCTTCGCTGACTTTTTGAATATCCAGTGACGTTGATTGCATGTTGGACTGGCTCGTTAAGTGGGATTGGCTCGATAAAATGCAGGTCATGTTTTGACGGCAAATAACTGGTTGGTCTATATGATTCTGACCGACGATCAGCGGCTGTATACCGGTATTACTACCGATATGCAACGGCGCTGGCAACAGCATACATCCGGTAAAGCCGGCGCCCGCTTTTTCCGGGGTCGCAAACCGCAGCAACTGTGTTTTCTTGAACTTCACCCCGACCGCAGCAGCGCCAGCAAGCGCGAATACGCCATTAAGCAGTTGGCGCGCACCGCCAAGGAAAATTTGTTGCAGCTCACCGATGGCAACACCCGCGTACTGCTTGCCGAATTGCAATTGAATCTGCCGGATCAACCTGCATGAGTGCCACCCCGAAACGAAGCCTTTGCCCGCGCTGCGATCGCCCGCAAGTCACCTGCCTTTGTTCACTGGCCACGCCTATTGCCAACCGGGTAGAAGTCATTATATTGCGGCACCCGCAGGAAACCGGCAACGCCAAGAATACCGCCACTTTGTTAAAACTGTCGCTGGCCCGCATTCGAGTACTGGAAGGTGAAACCTTTGCCGCTGCCGACTTGAAAAACCTGCTGGATGACCCGATCTATACCGAGGTTTTACTGTATCCGGATACCCCGGAAAGCGCAGCGCTTGGTATTGCTTCACCGCCGCCACTGCAGCAGAGCGCTATACAACGGCCGGAAGCGATTCGCCTATGGGTGCTGGATGCCACCTGGCGAAAAAGCCGCAAGATGCTGTATCTCAATCCGGATTTGCAAAGGTTGCCCCGGCTGTCATTGACCGATACGCCCGCGTCACGTTATGTGATTCGCAAGTCGCATCTTCCGGAACAACTGTCTACGCTGGAATCTACCTGTTATGCGTTGCATCAACTGGAGCAGGGCCAGGTAAATTACACCCCGCTGCTAAAGGCTTTTGATCAATTCATTAGCCGGCAACTGACCTTTTTACCCGCCGAGCGGTGCAACAACCACTGATATGATGCGGGACGATTTCCCCCTAAATCGGGCATAGCCCACTGGAAGAGAACAACTATGAGCCAAACCCACCCCGGTTTTGAATTTATTCGCAGCCAAACTATTGATGCCCTGAAGATTGAAGTAGAGGAATACCGCCACAAAGTGACCGGTGCCCAACACATCCATATCGCTGCCGATAACAACGAAAACGTGTTTCTGGTGGCGCTACGTACTGTTCCCCATGACTCCACCGGGGTTGCCCATATTCTTGAACACACCGCCCTGTGCGGTAGCGAAAAATACCCGGTACGCGATCCGTTTTTCATGATGATTCGCCGTTCACTGAATACCTTCATGAATGCCTTTACCAGCTCTGACTGGACGGCCTACCCTTTTGCCAGCCAGAACCGCAAGGACTTCAACAATCTGTTGGACGTTTATCTGGATGCGGTGTTTTTCTCCCGTCTGGATGAGCGCGACTTTGCCCAGGAAGGCCATCGGGTGGAATTTGCTGAAACCACCAACCCGGACAGCGAACTGGTGTTCAAAGGGGTGGTATTCAATGAAATGAAAGGTGCGATGAGCTCGGTGCCCTCGCAGTTGTGGGCAACACTGTGCAAATACCTTTATCCGTCCACCACCTATCGCCACAACAGCGGTGGTGAACCGGATTGCATCCCCGACCTTACTTACGAACAACTCAAGGCTTTTTATCGGGTGCACTACCACCCGTCCAATGCCATCTTCATGACCTACGGCGATATTCCTGCTTACGAACATCAGGAAAAATTTGAATCGCGCGCGCTGTCACGTTTTGAAAAATCCGATGCCGTGATCGCAGTGCCGGACGAAAAACGCTACTACGCCCCCATTACCGTAGAAGAAGCCTACCCGCTGGACAATGAAGAAGACACAGCGAACAAAACCCACATCGTGCTCGCCTGGCTGCTGGGTAAATCGACCAACCTGGAACAAACGCTGGCCGCACAAATGCTGTCGCATATCCTGCTCGATAACAGCGCCTCACCGCTGCAACATCTGCTGGAAACCAGCGAACTGGGTGAAGCACCATCCCCCCTTTGTGGCCTCGAAGATTCGCAGCGCGAACTGGCGTTTATTTGCGGCCTTGAAGGCTGTGATGAACACAACGTAGCCGCGGTAGAAAAAGAAATTCTCGATACCTTGAAGCGCATTGCCGAAGAAGGTGTT includes:
- a CDS encoding methyltransferase domain-containing protein: MAKQAVTVDRNFDGLAARFKKNIYGGLKGQIRLAVLARDFTEYLPIAPFGDQSRPLRILDAGGGQGQFSLTLAEAGHQVVLCDISADMLAVAAETLAEKAWSGNVQLVHCAIQQLADHIEDCQFDLVLCHAVMEWMAQPETLLPTLARYLKSDGHLSLTFYNRNALIYKNLLRTNYKKVRDNDFSGARGSLTPISPMQPAEVESWLQQQQCHLLVKSGIRVFHDYILDPQQRQVDPAGVLEMELVLSRQMPYVDLGRYIHLLAQKE
- a CDS encoding J domain-containing protein produces the protein MIQSILLILLVIGAITGIRWFKQQPQAARRKVMLRSLAGAAIFLLITLAVTGRMHWLFAVIGALIPFMRGALGLGIQLLPLWLRRKSGQNTTGNNQPPARQPLDLSIDEAMQTLGLEGDLNSGNITVTMVNDAHRRLIQKVHPDRGGNDFLASRVNRARDVLIDRLKV
- a CDS encoding agmatine deiminase family protein — encoded protein: MSVQRLPAEWEPLDAVMLTWPHQGTDWNHILDEVTPLYEALATVICDYADLVIAVPANLLEEVRQRLSSMGVPEEHIYLYPVDSNDTWARDHGPLTVLTEQGPKLLDFTFNAWGNKFDASLDNAINKKLFDQQAFPAATYEACDWVLEGGAIEVDGNGTLLTTASCLLNSNRNPHLSQAEIEDRLKAAFGVRKINWLHHGYLAGDDTDSHIDTLARLCPNNVIVYTACDDPEDEHFAELKAMEAELQALTDADGQPYRLLPLPWPQALYNDDDERLPSTYANFLVVNEAVLVPIYDCLSDEDALEQISQAFPGYDVMGIPCATLVEQGGSLHCITMQIPEGVLGYL
- a CDS encoding nucleotide pyrophosphohydrolase is translated as MQSTSLDIQKVSEAFKAHAEAKGWGAYHTPKNLAAAVAVESAELLEIFQWLTDEQSRALAAEPAKKQAVADEIADVFMYLVALSEQLDISLEAAVADKIASNRKRY
- a CDS encoding GIY-YIG nuclease family protein: MTANNWLVYMILTDDQRLYTGITTDMQRRWQQHTSGKAGARFFRGRKPQQLCFLELHPDRSSASKREYAIKQLARTAKENLLQLTDGNTRVLLAELQLNLPDQPA
- a CDS encoding tRNA-uridine aminocarboxypropyltransferase, producing MSATPKRSLCPRCDRPQVTCLCSLATPIANRVEVIILRHPQETGNAKNTATLLKLSLARIRVLEGETFAAADLKNLLDDPIYTEVLLYPDTPESAALGIASPPPLQQSAIQRPEAIRLWVLDATWRKSRKMLYLNPDLQRLPRLSLTDTPASRYVIRKSHLPEQLSTLESTCYALHQLEQGQVNYTPLLKAFDQFISRQLTFLPAERCNNH